The genomic region GTTGACCTATGAACTGATCTCCCCCCTGGACGCGGGTATCGAGCTGGATAAGAAGAGCGGCTTGCTGACCTGGCAAATTGACGAGAAGACCATTGAAAGGCTGGGCGAGACAATCGTTATTTCATTGAGCGTCGGCGATAACGACGGCCAACCCACCACGGGCTCATTGACTCTGCGTTTTCAAAAAAATATAACTACGCGAACTCCGTAGACAGTATTCTTTTTATCCCCCTGTTTCCCCCCTTCGTTAAGGGGGGACGGCTCGGTAGGGGCACGGCGCGCCGTGCCCCTACGCCTGTTTGAAAGGCATTGTCTTTACGGCTCCCCCCTTACCAAGGGGGGTTGGGCAGCACAAACCATTCGCCGATTTTGGCGAATGTGGTTTGTCTGCCCCTGAGGGGGGGGATAAAAATGACAGGTTGAAAAAACCGTTTTAAAATAATATAATAACGCCTTAAAAAAACTAATGGCTCGCGAAAAGAATAAAGCCGAAGACCTGCGCATCGCCGGCATCGACCGTTCCAACGCAATCCATATCCGCGTCAACGGCCGCTTGGTGGCGGCCGTCCTTGGCGAGACCGTGCTGGCCGCCTTGACGGCAGCCGGATACAAAGTCCTCAAAAAGAGCAACGTGCGCGGCGAACCCAGGGGCCCGTTCTGCGGCATGGGCGTCTGCTACGAGTGTTTGGTGACCATTGACGGCGTTCCCAAGCAGCGTTCCTGCATGGTCGAAGCCGCGGATAACATGGAGATCATCCTCTATGAGCCAAACCGCGGTTGACGTGCTGATCATCGGCAACGGCCTGGCCGGCATCGTGGCCGCCAACCGCCTGGCCGCCGCCGGGGCGGAGGTGATGCTGCTCGACGAAAACATCCACATCGGCGGCCAGATCCTGCGCCAGATACCGCAACGGCTCGGCTCGCTGAAGGGTTACCATCCCGACTACGTCAAGAAAGTGGGCTTCGGTTTCATCGACGCCATGAAAAACAACAAGATTAAGGTCCGCAACCGCGCCCGCGTCCTCGGCATTTATCCTGGCCGCGAGGTGCTGATCGAGAGCGATGAGAAAAAAGTCAGTACCGTGAGGGCGGAACGGATACTGCTGGCCACCGGGGCCAGGGAGCGGTTCCTCCCTTTCCCAGGCTGGACGATGCCCGGCGTCCTTTCCGGCGGCGCCGTCCAGGTTCTCATCAAGAGCAGCGGCGTGCTGCCGGCCCGCGATCTGGTCGTCGGCGGCTCCGGCCTTTTTCTGTACTCGGTGGCCTATGAGTGCCTTAAGGCGGGCGCGAAGCTCCGCGCCGTGCTCGAACAGACTCCCATGTGGAACAAATTCCCCCTGGCCTGGCAGGTGCTGCACCAGCTGCCGAAATTAACCGAGGGGAGCCGCTTTCTGAGCCGGCTGTTCTTTTCAGGCGTCCCTTTGCGCTTCAGCACCCGGATCATCGAAGCCCGCGG from Candidatus Aminicenantes bacterium harbors:
- a CDS encoding (2Fe-2S)-binding protein: MAREKNKAEDLRIAGIDRSNAIHIRVNGRLVAAVLGETVLAALTAAGYKVLKKSNVRGEPRGPFCGMGVCYECLVTIDGVPKQRSCMVEAADNMEIILYEPNRG